In Methanomicrobia archaeon, a genomic segment contains:
- the lysA gene encoding diaminopimelate decarboxylase, giving the protein MPEVGGEGGNGRLVFGGADVVELAEQYGTPLYIIDEHVLRNNFRRYKDAFASVDNDIYFAVKANGNLAVLRILAQEGAGADVFSGGELELVKLAGIPLNKVLFNGNAKSEEELRAAVESRVTVSVDSREELQTLSAVAGESGTEAMISMRVNPDVSPNVNPKIATGLRTAKFGIPYEKIVPTYEEAVKLPNIVIKGIHCHIGSQILDISVFEEATEKMMRLVEELYKKGIELEFVDLGGGLGISYEKAKEKASTPQDLAAMILPTFTAKTEALGITPRLILEPGRSIVGPASILVCQVNTVKDAYKHFVAIDAGFNLFVRPAMYDAYHEVVVTNKVNAHASVLSTVVGPICESGDIVAKDRMLPDVKRGDYVAIQDTGAYGFSMSSQYNGRPRCAEVLVKDGTAELIREKESIVDIIRHQVVPERLR; this is encoded by the coding sequence GTACGGAACGCCGCTGTACATCATCGATGAGCACGTGCTGCGGAACAATTTCAGGCGCTATAAAGACGCGTTTGCGTCAGTGGACAATGACATTTATTTCGCGGTAAAGGCGAACGGTAATCTCGCGGTATTGCGTATCCTAGCACAGGAAGGCGCAGGTGCGGACGTCTTTTCCGGCGGTGAACTCGAACTGGTGAAGTTGGCCGGCATACCGCTGAACAAAGTCCTCTTCAACGGCAACGCGAAGAGCGAGGAAGAGCTGCGAGCCGCGGTCGAATCGCGGGTTACCGTATCGGTCGATTCGCGTGAGGAATTACAGACGTTATCCGCCGTAGCAGGCGAATCCGGCACAGAAGCGATGATTTCGATGCGCGTGAACCCTGACGTATCGCCCAACGTGAATCCGAAGATTGCGACCGGGCTGCGTACCGCGAAATTTGGGATACCCTACGAGAAGATCGTTCCAACGTACGAAGAAGCCGTAAAACTGCCCAATATCGTTATTAAGGGCATTCACTGTCATATCGGCTCGCAGATACTGGACATCAGCGTCTTCGAAGAAGCAACCGAAAAGATGATGCGGCTCGTTGAGGAGTTGTACAAAAAGGGCATCGAGCTCGAATTCGTTGACCTCGGTGGCGGGCTTGGCATATCCTACGAAAAAGCGAAAGAAAAAGCTTCAACGCCACAGGACCTCGCTGCGATGATTCTGCCGACGTTCACAGCAAAAACGGAGGCACTGGGCATTACACCCCGATTGATACTGGAGCCCGGGCGGTCGATCGTCGGCCCTGCTTCGATACTGGTATGCCAAGTTAATACTGTGAAGGACGCCTACAAGCATTTCGTGGCCATCGACGCAGGCTTCAACCTCTTTGTACGGCCCGCGATGTACGACGCCTACCATGAGGTCGTGGTTACGAACAAAGTCAACGCGCACGCGTCGGTCTTGAGCACTGTCGTCGGACCGATCTGCGAATCCGGTGACATCGTCGCTAAAGATCGGATGCTGCCCGACGTGAAACGCGGTGATTACGTTGCGATACAGGACACGGGCGCGTACGGGTTCTCCATGAGCTCGCAGTACAACGGACGGCCACGCTGTGCGGAAGTACTGGTTAAGGACGGCACTGCCGAGTTAATCAGGGAAAAGGAGAGCATTGTGGATATCATAAGGCATCAGGTAGTGCCGGAACGGTTGCGGTAG